A segment of the Streptomyces sp. NBC_01235 genome:
TCCCGGACGGCGAGCGCGCTCAGCGTCCCGGACGGCGAGCGCGCTCAGCGTCCCGGACGGCGAGCGCGCTCAGCGTCCCGGACGGCGAGCGCGCTCAGCGTCCCGGACGGCGAGCGCGCTCAGCGTCCCGGACGGCGAGCGCGCTCAGCGTCCCGGACGGCGAGCGCGCTCAGCGTCCCGGTCGCGGCGCCCAGGGCGACCACGACCGAGACGACGGCGACCATGACACCGCGCCGGTCGGCCCGCCGCTCACGTAAGCCTGGCACCGTGCTGTTCCCCCTCCCGCGTGACGGGCCCGTTCCCCCGTTCCGGGGAAGCGTCGGGCCCGCCGACACGCGGGCCGGCCCAGGACTGCGAACCTGCCCCCATGCCGCAAACGGAACAGTTCACCGCTCCCTTCGGGACAGGCGTCGAGACGGGCGTAGACACGGTCGGCACGAGCGTCGACGACGTGCTCGCGCGGATGCGCGCCCTCGACGCGGCCCTGCCTCCCCGGGACGGGGTCGCGGTCTTCAACCGCGTCTACCTCGCGGTGACCCGGGAGGTGGACCGGCGCATCGACACCGGCCGGTTCCCGGACGCGCGGGCCGCCGTCACACTGGACGTACGGTTCGCGGAGCGCTACCTGGACGCGGTGGAACCGGTGCCGGCCGACCGGCGTCCACCGGCCTGCTGGCGCCCGCTGCTGCAGTTCCGCCGCCATCCCGGCGTACGTCCCCTGCAGTTCGCGTTCGCGGGCATCAACGCGCACATCGGGCACGACCTCGCGCTCGCCGTCGTGGACGCCTGTCGTAGCCTCGGCTGCGAACCGGCCGAGCTGGAGGACGAGTTCGACCGCGTGGGCGATCTCCTCGTCTCGCTGGAGGAACGCATCCGCGAGGAGCTGATGCCGGGCCCCGACCTGTTGCAGATCGCCGACCCCCTCACCCACCTGCTCGGCTCCTGGAGCCTGGAACGCGCCCGGGAGGCCGCCTGGACGGCGGCCCGGGCGCTGTGGGCCCTGCGCCGGCTCCCCGACGTCGCCGAGGAGTTCACCGTGCGGCTCGACACGGCCGTCGGCTTCGCGGGCCGCATGATGCTCACCCCGATGCGCGACCTCATGCGGTGAGCCTCGGGCTGTGCGGACTCAGTCCTCCGGGAGTTCCACCGGCGCGATCTCGTCGTACACGTCACCCGGGCCCGGGTTGGTCGCGTCGGTCGTCCCGCCGAAGTGGTGCATGACGCCCCAGACCGCGTTCAGCGCGGTCTGGACGGCGCCCTCGGCCCAGCCGGCCGTCCAG
Coding sequences within it:
- a CDS encoding DUF5995 family protein, translated to MPQTEQFTAPFGTGVETGVDTVGTSVDDVLARMRALDAALPPRDGVAVFNRVYLAVTREVDRRIDTGRFPDARAAVTLDVRFAERYLDAVEPVPADRRPPACWRPLLQFRRHPGVRPLQFAFAGINAHIGHDLALAVVDACRSLGCEPAELEDEFDRVGDLLVSLEERIREELMPGPDLLQIADPLTHLLGSWSLERAREAAWTAARALWALRRLPDVAEEFTVRLDTAVGFAGRMMLTPMRDLMR